A portion of the Methanolacinia paynteri genome contains these proteins:
- a CDS encoding 4Fe-4S binding protein, with amino-acid sequence VLAAAIQPKPDAEPVRQMFGISKSQDGWYLEAHPKLNPCGTTTAGIFLAGVCQGPKDIPDTVAQAEGAASAASIPIHQGKVQLEPYFAQCMEDLCAGCGMCVPQCPYGA; translated from the coding sequence TCGTTCTCGCGGCTGCAATCCAGCCCAAGCCCGACGCGGAACCTGTCCGCCAGATGTTCGGTATCTCGAAGTCGCAGGACGGCTGGTATCTTGAGGCTCACCCGAAGCTCAACCCGTGCGGAACAACGACCGCAGGTATATTCCTCGCAGGTGTCTGCCAGGGTCCAAAGGACATTCCGGACACAGTAGCACAGGCCGAGGGAGCTGCATCGGCAGCTTCGATCCCGATCCACCAGGGCAAGGTTCAGCTCGAACCTTACTTCGCCCAGTGCATGGAGGACCTCTGTGCAGGATGCGGAATGTGTGTGCCCCAGTGCCCGTATGGCGCAC